From the Amycolatopsis thermoflava N1165 genome, one window contains:
- a CDS encoding AlkA N-terminal domain-containing protein, protein MTAIAAPAEQALWRDNERCYRAVASRDARFDGQFITAVRTTGIYCRPSCPALTPRQENVRFYPTAAAAQAAGFRACRRCLPDAVPGSPEWNVRADLAARAMRLIADGVVEREGVPGLARRLGYSERQLGRVLTAELGAGPLALARAHRAHSARLLIELSELPLADVAFAAGFASVRQFNDTIREVFARTPSQLRTAAAAARRRAGAAEPEAGTAGTRLSLRLPFRPPFDAAGLLGFFAARAVPGVESVDEHSYARTLRLPHGAATVTLTPQDGHVRCDLRLADVRDLGAAVTRARRLLDLDADPEAVARVLAGDPALAPAVAATPGIRVPGAADGFELVLRAMLGQQVSVAAARTAAGRLTAALGEPVPWQQDLLLFPTAEAVAERGHEVLRGPKRRIDAILGAAAALASGDVDVHVGRDPAELRAELLALTGIGPWTADYVLMRVLGAPDVLLTGDLVLRKGAAALGIADDIPALNERAQAWRPWRSYAGMYLWRSSQA, encoded by the coding sequence ATGACAGCCATCGCCGCACCGGCCGAGCAGGCACTCTGGCGCGACAACGAGCGGTGCTACCGCGCCGTCGCCTCGCGCGACGCCCGCTTCGACGGCCAGTTCATCACGGCCGTGCGCACCACCGGCATCTACTGCCGGCCGTCCTGCCCGGCGCTCACCCCGCGGCAGGAGAACGTGCGGTTCTACCCGACCGCCGCCGCGGCGCAAGCCGCCGGATTCCGCGCCTGCCGCCGCTGCCTGCCGGATGCCGTGCCCGGCTCACCGGAGTGGAACGTGCGCGCCGACCTCGCCGCACGGGCCATGCGGCTGATCGCCGACGGGGTCGTCGAGCGCGAGGGCGTGCCCGGCCTGGCCCGCCGCCTCGGCTACTCCGAGCGGCAGCTCGGCCGGGTCCTCACCGCCGAGCTCGGCGCGGGACCGCTGGCACTGGCCCGCGCGCACCGGGCGCATTCGGCGCGGCTGCTCATCGAGCTGTCCGAGCTGCCACTGGCCGACGTCGCGTTCGCGGCCGGCTTCGCCAGCGTCCGGCAGTTCAACGACACCATCCGCGAGGTCTTCGCCCGCACTCCGTCGCAGCTGCGCACCGCCGCGGCCGCGGCACGCCGCCGGGCAGGTGCGGCCGAGCCCGAAGCGGGCACGGCCGGGACCCGGCTGTCCCTGCGACTGCCGTTCCGCCCGCCGTTCGACGCCGCCGGGCTCCTCGGCTTCTTCGCCGCCCGGGCCGTGCCCGGCGTGGAGTCCGTCGACGAGCACAGCTACGCCCGCACCCTCCGCCTCCCGCACGGCGCCGCGACGGTGACGCTGACGCCACAGGACGGGCACGTGCGCTGCGACCTGCGGCTCGCCGACGTCCGCGACCTCGGCGCGGCCGTCACCCGGGCCCGGCGCCTGCTGGACCTGGACGCCGACCCCGAGGCCGTCGCGCGCGTGCTCGCCGGCGATCCGGCTCTGGCCCCGGCGGTCGCCGCGACCCCGGGCATCCGCGTCCCCGGCGCCGCCGACGGTTTCGAGCTGGTGCTGCGCGCCATGCTCGGCCAGCAGGTCTCGGTCGCCGCCGCGCGCACCGCCGCCGGCCGCCTCACCGCGGCGCTCGGCGAACCGGTCCCGTGGCAGCAAGACCTCCTGCTGTTCCCCACCGCCGAGGCGGTGGCCGAGCGTGGCCACGAGGTGCTGCGCGGCCCGAAGCGCCGGATCGACGCCATCCTCGGCGCCGCCGCCGCACTCGCCTCCGGTGACGTCGACGTGCACGTCGGACGCGATCCCGCCGAACTGCGAGCCGAACTCCTCGCCCTCACCGGCATCGGCCCTTGGACCGCCGACTACGTGCTAATGCGCGTCCTCGGCGCTCCCGACGTGCTGCTCACCGGCGACCTCGTCCTCCGCAAGGGCGCGGCCGCCCTCGGCATCGCCGACGACATCCCCGCACTCAACGAACGCGCACAGGCGTGGCGGCCCTGGCGGTCCTACGCCGGCATGTACCTGTGGCGCTCCAGCCAAGCCTGA
- the ychF gene encoding redox-regulated ATPase YchF, with amino-acid sequence MSLTLGIVGLPNVGKSTLFNALTRNDVLAANYPFATIEPNVGVVPLPDERLDKLAEMFSSARTVPATVSFVDIAGIVKGASEGAGLGNKFLANIREANAICQVIRVFDDPDVVHVDGRVDPSSDIETINTELILADLQTLEKALPRLEKEARTKKENRPALEAAQKAKDILDSGRTLFSAQKEVDTALLRELSLLTLKPFLYVFNADEGVLTDQAKREELTKLVAPADAVFLDAKVEAELLELDDEESVRELLESVGQTEPGLHALARAGFHTLGLQTYLTAGPKESRAWTIPQGATAPQAAGVIHTDFERGFIKAEVVSFDDLVEAGSMAAARSAGKVRMEGKDYIMADGDVVEFRFNV; translated from the coding sequence GTGAGTCTGACCCTCGGTATCGTCGGCCTGCCCAACGTCGGCAAGTCGACCCTGTTCAACGCGCTGACCCGCAACGACGTGCTCGCCGCGAACTACCCGTTCGCCACGATCGAGCCGAACGTCGGCGTCGTGCCGCTGCCCGACGAGCGTCTGGACAAGCTCGCCGAGATGTTCAGCTCCGCCCGCACCGTGCCGGCCACGGTGTCCTTTGTGGACATCGCAGGCATCGTCAAGGGCGCGTCCGAGGGGGCCGGCCTCGGCAACAAGTTCCTCGCGAACATCCGTGAGGCCAACGCGATCTGCCAGGTCATCCGCGTGTTCGACGACCCGGACGTGGTGCACGTCGACGGCCGGGTGGACCCGTCGTCGGACATCGAGACGATCAACACCGAGCTGATCCTCGCCGACCTGCAGACGCTGGAGAAGGCGTTGCCGCGGCTGGAGAAGGAAGCCCGGACGAAGAAGGAGAACCGGCCCGCGCTGGAGGCCGCGCAGAAGGCGAAGGACATCCTCGACAGCGGGCGGACGTTGTTCTCCGCTCAGAAGGAGGTCGACACCGCGCTGCTGCGTGAGCTGAGCCTGCTCACCCTGAAGCCGTTCCTGTACGTCTTCAACGCCGACGAGGGTGTGCTGACCGACCAGGCGAAGCGCGAGGAGCTGACGAAGCTGGTCGCCCCAGCCGACGCCGTGTTCCTGGACGCGAAGGTCGAGGCCGAGCTGCTCGAACTCGACGACGAGGAGTCGGTGCGCGAGCTGCTGGAGTCGGTCGGCCAGACCGAGCCCGGCCTGCACGCGCTGGCTCGCGCCGGGTTCCACACGCTGGGCCTGCAGACCTACCTCACGGCGGGCCCGAAGGAGTCCCGCGCGTGGACGATCCCGCAGGGCGCCACCGCGCCCCAGGCCGCGGGCGTCATCCACACGGACTTCGAACGGGGCTTCATCAAGGCGGAGGTCGTGTCCTTCGACGACCTCGTGGAAGCCGGCTCGATGGCCGCCGCGCGCTCCGCGGGCAAGGTCCGGATGGAAGGCAAGGACTACATCATGGCTGACGGCGACGTGGTGGAGTTCCGCTTCAACGTCTGA
- a CDS encoding Pr6Pr family membrane protein: protein MVVLAAAPVPVWRPTLDGPVWRVVRLDALLGILIGVRDRAGPPGAPHPEPPCPRPSASTTSPRGRRSRRGCCSGRARISWSTVAGAFTDWYPYPFLDVTELGLGAAIHNAGLVVVLALAFAALFKLADTRMPALLGNAPTRMSTRDPA, encoded by the coding sequence ATGGTCGTGCTCGCCGCTGCTCCGGTGCCGGTGTGGCGCCCCACTTTGGACGGCCCGGTCTGGCGCGTGGTGCGGCTGGACGCGCTCCTGGGGATCCTCATTGGTGTTCGCGATCGTGCTGGCCCCCCAGGTGCACCTCACCCGGAGCCGCCCTGTCCGCGACCATCGGCTTCCACTACATCTCCCCGCGGGCGACGATCGCGGCGTGGCTGCTGTTCGGGCCGCGCGCGGATCTCGTGGTCGACGGTCGCGGGCGCCTTCACCGACTGGTACCCGTACCCGTTCCTGGACGTGACCGAACTGGGCCTTGGAGCAGCCATCCACAACGCGGGGCTCGTCGTGGTGCTCGCCCTGGCGTTCGCGGCGCTGTTCAAACTCGCCGACACCCGGATGCCTGCCCTCCTGGGCAACGCACCCACCCGCATGTCGACGCGCGATCCCGCGTGA
- a CDS encoding 4a-hydroxytetrahydrobiopterin dehydratase — protein sequence MAELLSETEISEALNKLPYWQRAGDALERTAELADFPQAIAVVNRVAEIAEGVNHHPDMDIRWRTVTFRCSTHSAGGITAKDVSLAEQIDGTIDAL from the coding sequence ATGGCGGAACTACTGAGCGAAACCGAGATCTCCGAGGCCCTCAACAAGCTGCCGTACTGGCAGCGCGCGGGCGACGCGCTGGAGCGCACCGCCGAACTCGCCGACTTTCCGCAGGCCATCGCGGTGGTCAACCGCGTCGCCGAGATCGCCGAGGGCGTGAACCACCACCCGGACATGGACATCCGGTGGCGCACCGTGACGTTCCGGTGCAGCACCCATTCGGCGGGCGGCATCACCGCGAAGGACGTGTCGCTCGCCGAACAGATCGACGGCACGATCGACGCGCTGTGA
- a CDS encoding thiamine ABC transporter substrate binding subunit, with protein MRFRTGVLVGLVAALTAGCTLAGNDADNGPATVTLVTHDSFAAPQQVLDAFQQQTGITINVVKKGDAGALTNTLVLTKANPIGEAAFGVDSTFASRALTEGVFAPYTSPEADRGPQRYAVDSEHRLSAVDVGDVCVNVDSTWFAERGIPEPATYDDLVKPEYKDLLVVENPATSSPGLAFLLGTIARYGEQNWQGYWTRLKDNGMRAVAGWEEAYGQDFSGSSGKGPRPIVVSYASSPAAEIGEDGKPRTKALLDTCFRQVEYAGVLAGSPNADKAQKVIDFLLSQQFQATVAENMYVYPAREGVALPAAWTTAAPLPPNPASLPAETVQAGRERWIEQWRSLLGQ; from the coding sequence ATGAGATTCCGCACGGGCGTCCTGGTCGGCCTTGTCGCCGCCCTGACCGCGGGCTGCACGCTGGCCGGCAACGACGCGGACAACGGCCCGGCCACGGTCACGCTCGTCACCCACGACTCGTTCGCCGCTCCGCAGCAGGTCCTCGACGCCTTCCAGCAGCAGACCGGTATCACGATCAACGTCGTGAAGAAGGGTGACGCGGGCGCGCTCACCAACACCCTGGTCCTCACGAAGGCCAACCCGATCGGCGAGGCGGCCTTCGGCGTCGACTCGACCTTCGCGTCGCGCGCGCTCACCGAAGGCGTCTTCGCGCCCTACACCAGCCCCGAGGCCGACCGCGGCCCGCAGCGCTACGCCGTGGACTCCGAGCACCGCCTGTCGGCCGTCGATGTGGGCGACGTCTGCGTCAACGTCGACAGCACCTGGTTCGCCGAGCGCGGCATCCCGGAGCCCGCGACCTACGACGACCTGGTCAAGCCGGAGTACAAGGACCTGCTGGTCGTGGAGAACCCGGCCACCAGCTCGCCCGGCCTGGCGTTCCTGCTCGGCACCATCGCCCGCTACGGCGAGCAGAACTGGCAGGGCTACTGGACCCGGCTGAAGGACAACGGCATGCGTGCCGTCGCCGGCTGGGAGGAGGCCTACGGCCAGGACTTCTCCGGCTCCTCCGGCAAGGGGCCGCGGCCGATCGTGGTGTCCTACGCGTCCTCGCCCGCGGCGGAGATCGGCGAGGACGGCAAGCCGCGCACGAAGGCGCTGCTGGACACCTGCTTCCGTCAGGTCGAGTACGCCGGCGTGCTGGCCGGGTCGCCGAACGCGGACAAGGCCCAGAAGGTGATCGACTTCCTGCTGTCCCAGCAGTTCCAGGCGACGGTGGCGGAGAACATGTACGTCTACCCGGCGCGGGAGGGCGTGGCGTTGCCCGCCGCGTGGACGACGGCCGCCCCGCTGCCGCCGAACCCGGCGAGCCTGCCCGCCGAGACGGTGCAGGCCGGGCGTGAGCGGTGGATCGAGCAGTGGCGCTCCTTGCTCGGCCAGTGA
- a CDS encoding ABC transporter permease — translation MSRAGLGLAALAVLPLGFLVVFFAWPVVAILRLGFADGGVLAALAEGETWRLAWFTVAQAAGSTLIAVVAGLPVAFLLARVRLPGVAVVRTLVLVPFVLPTVVVGLAFRALWPDGGWLSIVLANAFFNVAVVGRTVAGLWALLDSRAEDAARALGASRWRAFRSVTLPALMPAITSAAAVVFLFCATSFGVVLILGGARYRTLETEIYLRTENLLDLTGAAALSLVQIAAVLGALLLGAAARRRRESALRLRSRRETARRPVGGEWAVVGAAVVVLGLLLTPIVALLLRSVSTVDGWSLAGYRALSSTGNDGTLQVSGWDAALNSLRTATDATVLAMVIGVSASVLLVALRRSPGRLARGVGESMDAALMLPLGVSAVTVGFGYLITLDALPGDLRRSPLLVPLAQALVVIPLVIRTVLPVVRSIDDRLRQAAATLGASPARVWREIDVPLASRAVVAAAGFGYVVALGEFGATSFLARPQTPTLPVAIAALIARPGQLNNQMAYAACALLMLVTAAAVIVIDRLASGRVGEF, via the coding sequence GTGAGCCGTGCCGGGCTCGGGCTGGCGGCACTGGCTGTGCTGCCGCTCGGGTTCCTGGTCGTCTTCTTCGCCTGGCCGGTCGTCGCGATCCTGCGGCTGGGCTTCGCCGACGGCGGGGTGCTCGCCGCGCTGGCCGAGGGCGAGACGTGGCGGCTGGCGTGGTTCACGGTCGCGCAGGCCGCCGGTTCGACCCTGATCGCGGTGGTCGCCGGGTTGCCGGTCGCGTTCCTGCTGGCGCGCGTGCGGCTGCCCGGGGTGGCGGTCGTCCGGACGCTGGTGCTCGTCCCGTTCGTGCTGCCCACCGTGGTGGTGGGCCTGGCGTTCCGGGCGCTGTGGCCGGACGGCGGCTGGCTGTCCATCGTGCTGGCCAACGCGTTCTTCAACGTCGCCGTTGTCGGCCGCACGGTCGCCGGGCTGTGGGCGTTGCTGGACTCGCGGGCCGAGGACGCCGCCCGCGCGCTGGGCGCGTCCCGCTGGCGCGCGTTCCGTTCGGTGACGCTGCCCGCGCTGATGCCGGCGATCACGTCCGCGGCTGCCGTCGTGTTCCTGTTCTGCGCCACCAGTTTCGGCGTGGTGCTGATCCTCGGCGGCGCGCGGTACCGGACGCTGGAGACCGAGATCTACCTGCGCACCGAGAACCTGCTCGACCTGACCGGAGCGGCGGCGCTGTCGCTGGTGCAGATCGCCGCCGTCCTGGGCGCGCTGCTGCTCGGCGCGGCCGCCCGCCGCCGCCGGGAGAGCGCGCTGCGGCTGCGGTCGCGGCGGGAGACCGCGCGCCGCCCGGTCGGCGGGGAGTGGGCCGTGGTCGGCGCGGCGGTCGTCGTGCTCGGCCTGCTGCTGACCCCGATCGTCGCGTTGCTGCTGCGCTCGGTGTCCACCGTGGACGGCTGGAGCCTGGCCGGCTACCGGGCGCTGTCCAGCACCGGAAACGACGGCACGCTCCAGGTCTCCGGCTGGGACGCGGCGCTGAACTCGCTGCGCACAGCCACCGACGCGACGGTGCTGGCGATGGTCATCGGGGTGTCGGCGTCGGTCCTGCTGGTTGCGCTGCGCCGGTCGCCGGGACGGCTCGCGCGCGGGGTCGGCGAGTCGATGGACGCCGCGCTGATGCTGCCGCTCGGCGTGTCCGCGGTGACCGTCGGGTTCGGCTACCTCATCACGCTCGACGCGCTGCCCGGCGACCTGCGCCGGTCGCCGCTGCTGGTGCCGCTCGCGCAGGCGCTGGTGGTGATCCCGCTGGTGATCCGCACGGTGCTGCCCGTGGTGCGGTCGATCGACGACCGCCTGCGCCAGGCCGCGGCCACCCTCGGCGCGAGCCCGGCGCGGGTGTGGCGCGAGATCGACGTGCCGCTGGCCTCCCGCGCCGTCGTCGCCGCGGCCGGGTTCGGCTACGTCGTCGCGCTCGGCGAGTTCGGCGCGACGAGTTTCCTGGCGCGCCCGCAGACGCCGACGCTGCCGGTCGCGATCGCGGCGCTGATCGCGCGGCCCGGCCAGCTCAACAACCAGATGGCGTACGCGGCGTGCGCGCTGCTCATGCTGGTCACCGCGGCCGCGGTGATCGTGATCGACCGGCTCGCGTCCGGCCGGGTGGGGGAGTTCTAG
- a CDS encoding ABC transporter ATP-binding protein: MALTVSGLTVRYGSFIAVSGVDLEIADGEVLALLGPSGSGKSTLLRAITGLEPITAGSVRWDGADLARVPVHKRGFGLVFQDGQLFPHRDVAGNIAFGPRMHGMSSAERAERVSRLLDLVGLTGYQKRRVTELSGGEAQRVALARALAPEPRLLLLDEPLSGLDAGLREQLAVDLAEMLRSAKITALLVTHDQEEAFTLADRVAVLQAGKIRQAGAVREVWRRPADENVARFLGVTTVVDGEAADGIVRCPFGEVAIPEAADGPVRLGLRPAGLRLATAGITGEVLTKVHRRDNVRLSVRTSAGTVDAVAAVSADVNPGDEISIAPDPDGVALIG; the protein is encoded by the coding sequence ATGGCGTTGACCGTGTCCGGCCTGACCGTGCGGTACGGCTCGTTCATCGCCGTCTCCGGCGTGGACCTGGAGATCGCCGACGGCGAGGTGCTCGCGCTGCTCGGCCCGTCCGGCTCCGGGAAGTCGACGCTGCTGCGCGCCATCACCGGTCTGGAGCCGATCACCGCGGGCAGCGTGCGCTGGGACGGCGCCGACCTGGCGCGCGTGCCGGTGCACAAGCGCGGGTTCGGGCTGGTGTTCCAGGACGGCCAGCTGTTCCCGCACCGGGACGTGGCCGGGAACATCGCGTTCGGGCCGCGGATGCACGGGATGTCGTCGGCCGAGCGCGCGGAACGCGTGAGCCGGCTGCTCGACCTCGTGGGCCTGACCGGCTACCAGAAGCGGCGGGTGACCGAGCTGTCCGGCGGCGAGGCGCAGCGGGTCGCGCTGGCCCGCGCGCTCGCGCCGGAGCCGCGCCTGCTGCTGCTCGACGAGCCGCTGTCCGGTTTGGACGCCGGGTTGCGTGAGCAGCTGGCCGTCGACCTGGCCGAGATGCTGCGCAGCGCGAAGATCACCGCGCTGCTCGTCACGCACGACCAGGAGGAGGCGTTCACCCTCGCCGACCGCGTCGCCGTGCTGCAGGCCGGGAAGATCCGCCAGGCCGGGGCCGTGCGCGAGGTGTGGCGGCGGCCCGCGGACGAGAACGTGGCGCGCTTCCTCGGTGTCACCACGGTCGTCGACGGCGAGGCGGCGGACGGGATCGTGCGCTGCCCGTTCGGCGAGGTCGCCATCCCGGAGGCCGCGGACGGGCCGGTGCGGCTCGGCCTGCGTCCCGCCGGGCTGCGGCTCGCGACCGCCGGGATCACCGGCGAGGTGCTGACCAAGGTGCACCGCCGCGACAACGTCCGCCTGTCCGTGCGCACGAGCGCCGGCACGGTGGACGCGGTCGCGGCGGTGTCCGCCGACGTCAACCCGGGCGACGAGATCAGCATCGCCCCCGACCCGGACGGCGTGGCCCTGATCGGCTAA
- a CDS encoding ABC transporter permease, whose protein sequence is MTATLDAAPVERWSVPFHRLYRAELRWIFRRPRTLIVLGLLALIPVIVGIGLTIAGDSGGGPGGGDGDNALLASAAGNALVLPLATLGLTLNLMLPLVTAMSAGDALAGESAVGTLRGLLLAPVSRGRLLLMKALGVATFTLAAALLMAVVAMITGLVINGTGSLFTLSGNTLSFVDALGRVALAAAWVTLQLWAVGAIALAISACTEHPMVVVVSMLAGVVVSTVLLLLSAVDWLHPFLLPQSWTAIADILRDPIPADQLGEGAIRAACYVVIGLSLAYARLSTKDG, encoded by the coding sequence ATGACGGCGACACTGGACGCGGCGCCGGTGGAACGGTGGAGTGTGCCGTTCCACCGGCTCTACCGCGCCGAGCTGCGGTGGATCTTCCGCCGCCCGCGCACGCTGATCGTGCTCGGCCTGCTCGCGCTGATCCCGGTGATCGTCGGGATCGGGCTGACGATCGCGGGGGACAGCGGCGGCGGGCCCGGCGGCGGTGACGGCGACAACGCGCTGCTGGCGTCCGCGGCCGGGAACGCGCTGGTCCTGCCGCTGGCCACGCTCGGGCTGACGCTGAACCTGATGCTGCCGCTGGTCACGGCGATGTCGGCCGGCGACGCGCTCGCCGGTGAATCGGCCGTGGGCACGCTGCGCGGGCTGCTGCTCGCGCCGGTGAGCCGCGGCAGGCTGCTACTGATGAAGGCGCTCGGGGTCGCGACGTTCACGCTCGCCGCGGCGCTGCTGATGGCCGTGGTCGCGATGATCACCGGGCTGGTGATCAACGGGACCGGCTCGCTGTTCACGCTGTCCGGCAACACGCTGTCCTTTGTGGACGCACTGGGCCGGGTCGCGCTGGCGGCGGCGTGGGTGACGCTGCAGCTGTGGGCGGTCGGGGCCATCGCGCTGGCGATCTCGGCGTGCACCGAGCACCCGATGGTCGTGGTGGTGTCGATGCTGGCCGGCGTCGTGGTGTCGACGGTCCTGCTCCTGCTGTCGGCGGTGGACTGGCTGCACCCGTTCCTGCTGCCGCAGTCCTGGACCGCGATCGCGGACATCCTGCGCGACCCGATCCCGGCCGACCAGCTCGGCGAGGGCGCGATCCGCGCCGCGTGCTACGTCGTGATCGGCCTGTCGCTGGCCTACGCGCGGCTGTCCACGAAGGACGGTTAG
- a CDS encoding ABC transporter ATP-binding protein, which produces MTETLPVGASVEAPTAGPALAARTRGLRKVYRTAVAVDQVDLDVPEGAVLGMLGPNGSGKTTTIRMLLGLVRPTEGEVELLGHRMPDGAPRALPEVGALVEGPGFHPFLSGRENLRRVAAAEPRLSSAAIPRAVDDALERVGLGHAAHRRYRGYSLGMKQRLGLASALLVPRRMVVLDEPTNGLDPAGTREIRNIIGELHAEGVTVLVSSHLLAEVEATCTHVAVLHDGTVVAQGELDELLESGTPSLVVSTPDGDEALTALRDNRIPGRLTPEGVRADLTSATAPQVIETLVRAGVSVHEAKRARTGLEDLFARLTQRDSETGGLPDVDEGTS; this is translated from the coding sequence ATGACGGAGACACTGCCGGTGGGCGCTTCGGTCGAAGCGCCCACCGCGGGTCCGGCACTCGCCGCGCGGACCAGGGGGTTGCGCAAGGTGTACCGGACCGCGGTCGCGGTGGACCAGGTCGATCTGGACGTGCCGGAAGGCGCGGTGCTGGGCATGCTCGGGCCGAACGGCTCGGGCAAGACCACCACGATCCGGATGCTGCTCGGCCTGGTCCGCCCGACCGAGGGCGAGGTGGAGCTGCTCGGGCACCGGATGCCCGACGGCGCGCCGCGGGCGCTGCCCGAGGTGGGCGCGCTGGTCGAGGGGCCGGGGTTCCACCCGTTCCTGTCCGGGCGGGAGAACCTGCGCCGCGTCGCGGCCGCCGAGCCGCGGCTGTCGTCGGCGGCGATCCCCCGCGCGGTCGACGACGCGCTGGAGCGGGTCGGGCTCGGGCACGCCGCGCACCGGCGCTACCGGGGGTACTCGCTGGGCATGAAGCAGCGGCTGGGGCTCGCCTCGGCGCTGCTCGTGCCGCGGCGGATGGTCGTTCTGGACGAGCCGACCAACGGGCTGGACCCGGCGGGCACGCGGGAGATCCGCAACATCATCGGCGAGCTGCACGCCGAGGGCGTCACCGTGCTGGTGTCCTCGCACCTGCTCGCCGAGGTCGAGGCGACCTGCACGCACGTGGCCGTCCTGCACGACGGCACGGTGGTCGCGCAGGGCGAGCTGGACGAGCTGCTGGAGTCCGGCACGCCGTCGCTGGTCGTGTCCACTCCGGACGGTGACGAGGCGCTCACCGCGCTGCGCGACAACCGCATCCCCGGCCGGCTCACACCGGAGGGCGTGCGGGCGGACCTGACCTCGGCGACCGCGCCGCAGGTGATCGAAACGCTGGTGCGGGCCGGGGTGTCCGTGCACGAGGCGAAGCGGGCCCGCACCGGGCTGGAGGACCTGTTCGCGCGGCTGACGCAACGGGATTCCGAAACCGGGGGCCTGCCGGATGTGGACGAGGGGACGTCATGA
- a CDS encoding LolA family protein, with translation MQPKTKAITAAVTGSALGAAGLAWLAMPAAAGEAPELPAISAEELVQSVATTKTPALAGTVEVDNNLGLPVSTLPGGTSLDIDAARVYNDGAGNSKLAIEQGASEHTIVRNGATVWTYDSASNEATKVTVPPEALQKPEEYQLSDPATATTQVLAKVRESSTVTVEGTARVAGRAAYELVLTPKPTERTLLREVRVAVDAEKRVPLRLAVMTYGTSDPAFQVAFSDIAFAPQPASEFQFTPPQGAKVTEEQAPAEHPDQRAVEDAVQVSGDGWDSVLTGSFPAEALAPQQGERGQNVDPKALLAQFGKPVSGAFGTGYVITTKVGTALVTDDGRFAVGAVPEQVLIEALGAK, from the coding sequence ATGCAGCCGAAGACGAAGGCCATCACCGCCGCGGTCACCGGATCCGCGCTCGGCGCCGCCGGGCTCGCCTGGCTCGCGATGCCCGCGGCCGCGGGCGAGGCGCCCGAGCTGCCGGCGATCAGCGCCGAGGAGCTGGTGCAGTCGGTGGCCACCACCAAGACGCCTGCGCTGGCGGGCACGGTCGAGGTGGACAACAACCTGGGCCTGCCGGTCTCGACCCTGCCGGGGGGCACGAGCCTGGACATCGACGCGGCCCGCGTCTACAACGACGGCGCGGGCAACAGCAAGCTCGCGATCGAGCAGGGGGCGAGCGAGCACACCATCGTCCGCAACGGGGCGACCGTGTGGACGTACGACTCGGCGTCGAACGAGGCCACGAAGGTCACCGTGCCGCCGGAAGCGCTGCAGAAGCCGGAGGAGTACCAGCTCAGCGACCCGGCGACGGCGACGACGCAGGTGCTCGCGAAGGTCCGCGAGAGCAGCACCGTGACGGTCGAGGGCACGGCGCGCGTCGCCGGCCGCGCGGCGTACGAGCTGGTGCTGACGCCGAAGCCGACCGAGCGCACGCTGCTGCGCGAGGTGCGCGTCGCGGTCGACGCCGAGAAGCGCGTGCCGCTGCGCCTGGCCGTGATGACCTACGGCACGTCGGACCCGGCGTTCCAGGTGGCGTTCAGCGACATCGCGTTCGCGCCGCAGCCGGCGAGCGAATTCCAGTTCACCCCGCCGCAGGGCGCGAAGGTGACCGAGGAGCAAGCGCCGGCCGAGCACCCGGACCAGCGGGCCGTCGAGGACGCGGTGCAGGTCAGCGGCGACGGCTGGGACAGCGTCCTGACCGGTTCGTTCCCGGCCGAGGCGCTGGCGCCGCAGCAGGGCGAGCGCGGGCAAAACGTGGACCCGAAGGCCCTGCTGGCGCAGTTCGGCAAGCCGGTCAGCGGCGCGTTCGGCACCGGCTACGTGATCACCACGAAGGTCGGCACCGCGCTGGTCACCGACGACGGCCGCTTCGCCGTCGGCGCGGTGCCGGAGCAGGTGCTGATCGAGGCTCTGGGAGCGAAATGA